The following are encoded in a window of Myxocyprinus asiaticus isolate MX2 ecotype Aquarium Trade chromosome 17, UBuf_Myxa_2, whole genome shotgun sequence genomic DNA:
- the kcnk17 gene encoding potassium channel subfamily K member 16 has product MLPVFSGKLCHCLSIARLPSILFLGVIYVAYVLIGGLVFWKLEGWNVLQQIDQLKDKRMKLLVRYPCLGQSGLRELAEMIKSASISGLSPDSNDTADGFWKFTSSSVFAATVVTTIGYGNIIPLTTAGQIFCVFYALFGIPLNVVILNRVGKYMLAIERNFCNFLEKKIDRGKCVRISIHSLSFVTSAFLYFVVPMLLFQQYEGWTYSEAIYYCFITLSTIGFGDYVADHNPAIHYPEWYSYLMAAWIFFGMAWLALLINHSIDLLESFNAYMRGRQGGDQQMHVDEVKGQPEKGLKGEGT; this is encoded by the exons ATGCTGCCTGTGTTTTCGGGGAAGTTATGCCATTGCCTTAGCATAGCTCGGTTACCTTCTATCCTGTTTCTTGGAGTTATTTATGTAGCATATGTCCTTATCGGAGGGCTGGTCTTCTGGAAGCTGGAAGGATGGAATGTGTTGCAGCAGATTGATCAACTGAAGGATAAGAGAATGAAACTGCTCGTGAGGTACCCTTGTTTGGGTCAGAGTGGCCTCCGAGAACTGGCAGAG ATGATTAAATCTGCTTCCATAAGTGGACTGAGTCCAGACAGCAATGACACCGCTGATGGCTTCTGGAAATTTACCAGCTCATCTGTGTTTGCGGCTACAGTAGTCACAACTATTG GCTATGGGAATATAATTCCACTCACAACTGCTGGTCAgatattttgtgtgttttatgctCTTTTTGGGATTCCCCTGAATGTGGTGATCTTAAACAGGGTTGGAAAGTACATGTTGGCCATTGAGAGGAATTTTTGCAACTTTCTTGAGAAAAAGATTGATCGAGGG AAATGTGTGCGGATATCCATCCACAGTTTATCATTTGTGACATCAGCATTCCTGTACTTTGTGGTTCCTATGCTGCTCTTTCAACAGTACGAGGGATGGACTTACTCGGAAGCAATTTACTACTGTTTCATTACACTCAGCACCATTGGATTTGGGGACTACGTTGCAG ATCACAACCCAGCAATACACTACCCAGAGTGGTACAGTTATCTGATGGCAGCCTGGATATTCTTTGGCATGGCGTGGCTCGCTCTACTCATCAATCACTCCATTGATTTACTGGAGAGTTTTAATGCTTACATGAGAGGAAGACAAGGCGGAGACCAACAAATG